One genomic segment of Kribbella jejuensis includes these proteins:
- a CDS encoding HD domain-containing phosphohydrolase gives MGGVPGSVRIAELVATLSYAADLGLGQPLEHCLRQTVIALRLADLTGADPADRAATYYLGLLMNAYCHADAAEQSQWFGDDISFKADSYEMLGMSTVQTAAFLLRRVASHGTAWQRVRRVAVFPLAGQRTVESWLTTHALLGSRFAESVGLGAATVTSLQQAYEQWDGKGTPRHLRGTSIALPSRLVQFAGPIEVVSRRHGVDRAVETAQRHAGTLYDPDVVTAFADHADAVLDDLQTAAGWDAVLALEPGPIRSVAGDALDEVLAAMADLVDIKSPCSAGHSRGVANLAAKAGQLSGLPPAEQRELFRAGLLHDLGRLGIANSIWDRRGPLGDLERERTRLHPYLTDRMLRRVGALSRSRDIAANHHERLDGSGYPRGLTAAALTPADRLLAAATRTTRCSNRGRTARR, from the coding sequence ATGGGTGGCGTACCCGGCAGCGTCAGGATCGCCGAGCTGGTGGCGACCTTGTCGTACGCCGCCGACCTCGGGCTCGGCCAGCCGCTGGAGCACTGCCTGCGCCAGACCGTGATCGCGCTCCGCCTCGCCGACCTGACCGGAGCGGACCCCGCCGACCGCGCTGCGACGTACTACCTCGGCCTGCTGATGAACGCCTACTGTCACGCGGACGCCGCCGAGCAGTCGCAGTGGTTCGGTGACGACATCTCCTTCAAGGCAGACAGCTACGAGATGCTCGGGATGAGCACGGTCCAGACCGCGGCGTTTCTGCTGCGGCGCGTGGCCTCGCACGGCACCGCGTGGCAGCGGGTACGTCGGGTGGCCGTCTTCCCGCTCGCTGGTCAGCGGACCGTCGAGTCGTGGCTGACCACTCACGCCCTGCTCGGCAGCCGCTTCGCGGAGAGCGTCGGCCTGGGTGCGGCGACTGTCACCTCGCTGCAGCAGGCGTACGAACAGTGGGACGGCAAGGGAACGCCGCGGCACCTGCGTGGGACGTCCATCGCGCTCCCCTCCCGGCTGGTGCAGTTCGCCGGGCCGATCGAGGTGGTCAGCCGACGGCACGGCGTCGACCGTGCCGTCGAGACAGCGCAGCGGCATGCCGGGACGCTCTACGACCCCGACGTCGTCACCGCGTTCGCCGACCACGCCGACGCCGTACTCGACGATCTCCAGACCGCTGCCGGCTGGGACGCCGTACTCGCGCTCGAGCCCGGTCCGATCCGCAGCGTCGCCGGGGACGCGCTCGACGAGGTACTGGCGGCAATGGCCGATCTCGTCGACATCAAGTCGCCGTGCTCGGCCGGTCACTCGCGCGGCGTGGCCAACCTCGCGGCCAAGGCCGGGCAGCTGTCGGGCCTGCCGCCGGCCGAGCAGCGTGAGCTGTTCCGCGCCGGCCTGCTGCACGACCTGGGCCGGCTGGGGATCGCGAACTCCATCTGGGACCGGCGCGGACCACTCGGCGACCTGGAGCGGGAACGGACCCGGCTGCACCCCTACCTGACCGACCGGATGCTGCGCCGCGTCGGCGCGCTGTCCCGCAGTCGCGACATCGCCGCGAACCACCACGAACGGCTCGACGGCTCCGGCTATCCCCGCGGCCTGACCGCCGCTGCTCTGACACCGGCCGATCGTCTGTTGGCGGCAGCGACGCGTACCACGCGATGCTCGAACCGCGGCCGTACCGCCCGGCGCTGA
- a CDS encoding response regulator transcription factor — MLEPRPYRPALSADTAAGRLRDDVRAGRLDGDAVNAVLRAAGLRTQVRREQPAGLTSRELEVLALLARGQTNKQIARELGVAPKTVSNHVEHVYTKLGVGSRAAATLFAARHGLLGGFEADGQ; from the coding sequence ATGCTCGAACCGCGGCCGTACCGCCCGGCGCTGAGTGCCGACACCGCTGCCGGGCGGCTGCGGGACGACGTACGAGCCGGACGGCTGGACGGCGACGCGGTCAACGCCGTACTCCGTGCTGCGGGTCTGCGAACTCAGGTACGGCGCGAACAGCCGGCCGGGCTGACCTCTCGCGAGCTGGAGGTCCTTGCACTGCTGGCCCGCGGGCAGACGAACAAGCAGATCGCCCGGGAACTCGGTGTGGCACCCAAGACCGTGTCCAACCACGTCGAGCACGTCTACACGAAGCTGGGTGTCGGGAGTCGTGCTGCGGCGACCCTGTTCGCGGCACGGCACGGACTGCTCGGGGGCTTCGAGGCGGACGGTCAGTGA
- a CDS encoding DUF998 domain-containing protein → MNRHLTTGLAAAAVAAQPLFVAGWAILGALEGHGYDAGRHDISDLTALTAHHATLARLGTGLPGAATIAFALLALRPALRTQDGRGSIGPWLLALSLPGWDGLSDAFFRLDCRAADAGCSPADAFGSWHAKVHLLSFVIAALATIAAPFVLSRRMRQVDGWQDLARPTRIAGFAVIALLLITGVTSGTAIQGWTQRGAAALVSSGVALLAWRMLQLQSRPLRTATLAAGH, encoded by the coding sequence ATGAACAGACACCTCACCACAGGACTCGCTGCCGCGGCCGTCGCCGCGCAACCGTTGTTCGTCGCCGGATGGGCGATCCTCGGCGCGCTCGAAGGCCACGGGTACGACGCCGGCCGCCACGACATCAGCGACCTGACCGCGCTGACGGCCCACCACGCGACGCTGGCCCGCCTCGGCACCGGCCTCCCCGGAGCAGCGACCATCGCCTTCGCGCTGCTCGCGCTCCGCCCGGCCCTGCGGACCCAGGACGGCCGCGGATCGATCGGGCCGTGGCTGCTCGCATTGTCGCTCCCCGGCTGGGACGGACTGAGCGACGCGTTCTTCCGGCTCGACTGCCGGGCCGCGGACGCCGGGTGCTCGCCCGCCGACGCGTTCGGATCCTGGCACGCCAAGGTGCATCTCCTGTCCTTCGTGATCGCGGCGCTCGCCACGATCGCCGCGCCGTTCGTGCTGTCCCGCAGGATGCGACAGGTCGACGGCTGGCAAGACCTGGCACGTCCGACACGCATTGCAGGCTTCGCGGTGATCGCACTGCTGCTCATCACCGGCGTGACCTCGGGTACGGCGATCCAGGGCTGGACGCAACGCGGTGCTGCCGCGCTGGTCTCGTCCGGTGTCGCACTACTCGCCTGGCGGATGCTGCAGTTGCAGAGCAGACCACTGCGAACAGCCACGCTGGCCGCGGGTCACTGA
- a CDS encoding RluA family pseudouridine synthase — protein sequence MTSGPSGTARTVIVPDGLAGERLDAALSRLFGVSRTKAAELIESGLVQVDGVPAPKSSRVAAGVLLDVELPPPPSEVTVVPETVDNLRIVYDDDEIVVVDKPVGVAAHPSPGWTGPTVIGHLAGAGFSISTSGAAERKGIVHRLDVGTSGLMVVAKTEYAYTVLKRAFKERTVKKIYHALVQGHPDPFTGTVDAPIDRHPHHDYKFGVVAGGKPSVTHYETLEAFRYATLLEITLETGRTHQIRVHMSAIGHPCCGDLTYGADPVLAERLGLTRQWLHAMRLGFTHPGTGEYVEFTSQYPEDLDHALDLLVDAV from the coding sequence GTGACATCGGGACCATCTGGGACAGCCCGGACCGTCATCGTGCCGGACGGTCTCGCGGGGGAGCGGCTGGACGCGGCACTGTCCCGGCTGTTCGGCGTGTCCCGGACGAAGGCGGCCGAGCTGATCGAGTCCGGTCTGGTCCAGGTGGACGGCGTACCGGCACCGAAGTCGTCCCGGGTCGCCGCCGGCGTACTGCTCGACGTCGAGCTGCCCCCGCCGCCGTCCGAGGTGACCGTGGTCCCGGAGACCGTGGACAACCTGCGGATCGTGTACGACGACGACGAGATCGTGGTCGTCGACAAACCCGTCGGCGTCGCCGCGCACCCCTCACCGGGCTGGACCGGTCCGACGGTGATCGGCCACCTGGCCGGAGCCGGGTTCAGCATCTCCACCAGCGGCGCCGCCGAGCGCAAGGGCATCGTGCACCGCCTGGACGTCGGCACGTCCGGGCTGATGGTGGTCGCGAAGACCGAGTACGCGTACACCGTGCTGAAGCGCGCCTTCAAGGAGCGCACGGTGAAGAAGATCTACCACGCACTCGTCCAGGGTCACCCCGATCCGTTCACCGGCACGGTCGACGCGCCGATCGACCGGCACCCGCACCACGACTACAAGTTCGGCGTGGTGGCCGGCGGCAAGCCCAGTGTCACGCACTACGAGACCCTCGAGGCTTTCCGGTACGCGACTCTGCTCGAGATCACCCTCGAGACCGGCCGGACACACCAGATCCGTGTGCACATGTCCGCGATCGGGCACCCGTGCTGCGGTGACCTGACGTACGGTGCCGACCCGGTGCTCGCGGAACGCCTCGGCCTCACCCGCCAGTGGCTGCACGCAATGCGCCTCGGCTTCACCCACCCGGGCACCGGCGAGTACGTCGAGTTCACCTCGCAGTACCCCGAAGACCTCGACCACGCCCTGGATCTCCTGGTCGACGCGGTCTGA
- the lspA gene encoding signal peptidase II → MQRTPGTPLNNPAPPSEADEPATPEPADNPSAGSLSSPPGASLGSPSGADVAEGGEAESPGGIDGSGSSASSADVAANGGEAGGGRSWKWTVLFGGVGLVVLFLDQLTKALALAHLTPGEPVNVIGSLLKFNLIRNPGAAFSLGVGYTPYISAIQIVVAVGVVYLSRKLGSAGWSVAFGLLFGGAVGNILDRIFREPSPFHGHVVDFLQTPHWAIFNVADMAVSSAAILLVIQTLRGIKLDGTREQRR, encoded by the coding sequence ATGCAAAGAACGCCAGGAACGCCGCTGAACAACCCCGCCCCGCCAAGCGAGGCGGACGAACCAGCCACCCCTGAGCCGGCCGACAACCCGTCGGCCGGTTCGCTGTCGTCCCCACCCGGCGCGAGCCTCGGATCGCCTTCCGGGGCCGATGTCGCCGAAGGCGGCGAGGCCGAGTCGCCGGGTGGGATTGATGGCTCCGGCTCCTCCGCCTCCTCGGCCGATGTCGCCGCCAACGGCGGCGAGGCCGGGGGTGGGCGGTCGTGGAAGTGGACTGTGCTGTTCGGTGGGGTTGGGTTGGTGGTGTTGTTCCTCGATCAGTTGACGAAGGCGCTTGCGCTGGCGCATCTGACGCCGGGGGAGCCCGTCAACGTGATCGGGAGTCTGCTGAAGTTCAACCTGATCCGGAACCCGGGCGCCGCGTTCAGTCTGGGTGTCGGTTACACGCCGTACATCAGCGCGATCCAGATCGTCGTCGCGGTCGGGGTGGTCTACCTGTCCCGCAAGCTCGGTTCGGCCGGCTGGTCGGTGGCGTTCGGGTTGCTGTTCGGCGGTGCCGTCGGGAACATCCTGGACCGGATCTTCCGTGAGCCGTCCCCGTTCCACGGGCACGTGGTGGACTTCCTGCAGACGCCGCACTGGGCGATCTTCAACGTCGCGGACATGGCCGTGAGCTCGGCCGCGATCCTGCTCGTCATCCAGACCCTGCGCGGGATCAAGCTCGACGGCACCCGGGAGCAGCGGCGGTGA
- a CDS encoding TraR/DksA family transcriptional regulator, with protein sequence MATSAPKKSAPQRTAAAKKSAAEHSAAKKAEPVQKTAARKSPAKTSPAKKTTAVKKSAATSATTAAKSTAAKSPAKKAQTKRVAMKTNENRTPATAPAKSAAHTAESFKVKPGEDPWTAAELAELRAELEGEVEHLKEEIREAEQEIVGLFRDGSDGAGNDQADVGSTTLERYHELTLANNARDMLNQIEFALTRIDDGTYGVCENCGNAIGKGRLQAFPRATLCVSCKERQERR encoded by the coding sequence ATGGCTACATCGGCACCCAAGAAGTCCGCCCCCCAACGCACCGCCGCGGCCAAGAAGAGTGCCGCCGAACACAGTGCCGCCAAGAAAGCCGAGCCGGTTCAGAAGACAGCGGCCCGGAAAAGCCCGGCGAAGACCTCGCCGGCCAAGAAGACCACCGCGGTGAAGAAGTCGGCAGCGACTTCAGCGACCACCGCGGCGAAAAGCACGGCGGCGAAGAGCCCTGCCAAGAAAGCTCAGACGAAGAGGGTGGCCATGAAGACGAACGAGAACAGGACCCCGGCGACGGCGCCGGCCAAGTCCGCGGCACACACGGCCGAGAGCTTCAAGGTGAAGCCGGGCGAGGATCCGTGGACCGCCGCGGAGCTCGCCGAGCTGCGGGCCGAGCTGGAGGGTGAGGTCGAGCACCTCAAGGAGGAGATCCGCGAGGCCGAGCAGGAGATCGTCGGCCTGTTCCGCGACGGCAGCGACGGCGCCGGCAACGACCAGGCGGACGTCGGCTCCACCACCCTCGAGCGGTACCACGAGCTGACGCTGGCGAACAACGCCCGCGACATGCTGAACCAGATCGAGTTCGCGCTGACCCGGATCGACGACGGCACGTACGGCGTCTGCGAGAACTGCGGCAACGCGATCGGCAAGGGTCGGCTGCAGGCGTTCCCGCGTGCGACACTGTGTGTCTCATGCAAAGAACGCCAGGAACGCCGCTGA
- the ileS gene encoding isoleucine--tRNA ligase encodes MAAHTPWRQVPAQVDFPAMEREVLTLWDEHGTFAKSLEQSAGGTPWTFYEGPPTANGMPGTHHIEARVFKDVFPRYRTMKGFWVERKAGWDCHGLPVEVAVEKELGFNGKPDIEAYGIAEFNAKCRESVLRHVDAFNELTVRMGYWVDLEHPYKTMDPEYVQSVWWSLKQVHEKGLLVEDYRITPYCPRCGTGLSDHELAQGYETVVDPSVYVRFPLTSGPLAGQASLLVWTTTPWTLVSNTAVAVHPDVEYVVATDGNESLVVAKPLLDRLGEGWTVTGEYGGREMERWTYQRPFELVPFDEPAHYVVLAEYVTTEDGTGLVHQSPAFGADDLAVGRAYNLPVVNPVDTTGHFNTDVPLVGGQFFKKADEDLLKDLKERGLLFKHVPYEHPYPHCWRCHTPVMYYALPSWYIRTTQVKDALLRENEKTNWFPESVKWGRYGDWLRNNIDWAVSRSRYWGTPLPIWRCGEDHQVCVGSLAELGELAGRDLSSTDPHRPYVDDITFDCPTCGAEARRVPEVIDAWYDSGSMPFAQWGYPWVEGSKEKFEATYPADFISEAIDQTRGWFYTLMAIGTLVFDESSYRNVVCLGHILAEDGRKMSKHLGNILEPIPLMDDHSADAVRWFMAASGSPWKARGIGPNVLNEIVRKVLLTYWNTVAFHALYARLADWSPADAPAVEDRSVLDRWLVSETHRLVRDTDEAYAAFDTQRLGLLINSFVDVLSNWYVRRSRRRFWSGDASALATLHETLEVLTRVMAPLTPFVTERVWQDVFRPVTPGLAESVHLTSFPTYDETLIDDVLAQHVSMARRVVELGRSARAEAKVKTRQPLARALVGSAAIADLSPELLREIADELNVGSVAPLSSAGADLVEFSAKGNFRELGKRFAKQTPVVAAAIAAADAGALAAALKESGTATVVVDGEDVQVSESEVLVSERPKEGWSVVNEQGETVALDLEVTPELKQAGLAREVVRTLQEARKNAGLEVSDRIKVWLTSTDTELSDALGKHADEIAREVLAVELNQSAPSESDVATGTEEDLQLTYWLTKA; translated from the coding sequence ATGGCGGCACATACTCCCTGGCGGCAGGTTCCCGCACAGGTCGACTTCCCGGCGATGGAGCGCGAGGTGCTCACCCTCTGGGACGAGCACGGCACCTTCGCCAAGAGCCTCGAGCAGTCCGCGGGCGGTACGCCGTGGACGTTCTACGAAGGCCCGCCGACGGCGAACGGGATGCCCGGCACGCACCACATCGAGGCCCGCGTCTTCAAGGACGTGTTCCCGCGCTACCGGACCATGAAGGGCTTCTGGGTCGAGCGCAAGGCCGGCTGGGACTGCCACGGCCTGCCGGTCGAGGTCGCGGTCGAGAAGGAGCTCGGCTTCAACGGCAAGCCGGACATCGAGGCGTACGGGATCGCCGAGTTCAACGCGAAGTGCCGGGAGTCGGTGCTCCGGCACGTCGACGCGTTCAACGAGCTGACGGTCCGGATGGGCTACTGGGTCGACCTCGAGCACCCGTACAAGACGATGGACCCGGAGTACGTCCAGTCGGTCTGGTGGTCGCTCAAGCAGGTGCACGAGAAGGGCCTGCTCGTCGAGGACTACCGGATCACGCCGTACTGCCCGCGCTGTGGCACCGGCCTGTCCGACCACGAGCTCGCCCAGGGCTACGAGACGGTCGTCGACCCGTCGGTCTACGTCCGCTTCCCGCTCACCTCCGGCCCGCTGGCGGGTCAGGCGTCGCTGCTGGTCTGGACGACGACCCCGTGGACGCTGGTGTCGAACACGGCGGTCGCCGTACACCCCGACGTCGAGTACGTCGTCGCCACCGACGGCAACGAGTCGCTGGTGGTGGCCAAGCCGCTGCTCGACCGGCTCGGTGAGGGCTGGACGGTCACCGGTGAGTACGGCGGCCGCGAGATGGAGCGCTGGACGTACCAGCGGCCGTTCGAGCTGGTGCCGTTCGACGAGCCGGCGCACTACGTCGTGCTCGCGGAGTACGTCACCACCGAGGACGGTACGGGTCTGGTCCACCAGTCCCCCGCGTTCGGCGCGGACGACCTCGCGGTGGGTCGCGCGTACAACCTGCCGGTGGTGAACCCGGTCGACACGACCGGCCACTTCAACACCGACGTACCGCTGGTCGGTGGGCAGTTCTTCAAGAAGGCGGACGAGGACCTGCTCAAGGACCTCAAGGAGCGCGGCCTGCTGTTCAAGCACGTGCCGTACGAGCACCCGTACCCGCACTGCTGGCGCTGCCACACCCCAGTCATGTACTACGCGCTGCCCTCCTGGTACATCCGCACCACCCAGGTGAAGGACGCGCTGCTCCGTGAGAACGAGAAGACCAACTGGTTCCCCGAGTCGGTCAAGTGGGGCCGGTACGGCGACTGGCTGCGCAACAACATCGACTGGGCTGTCTCCCGTTCCCGCTACTGGGGTACGCCGCTGCCGATCTGGCGCTGTGGTGAGGACCACCAGGTCTGCGTCGGCTCACTGGCCGAGCTCGGCGAGCTGGCCGGCCGCGACCTGAGCAGCACCGACCCGCACCGGCCGTACGTCGACGACATCACGTTCGACTGCCCGACCTGTGGTGCCGAGGCGCGCCGGGTGCCGGAGGTGATCGACGCCTGGTACGACTCGGGCTCGATGCCGTTCGCGCAGTGGGGCTACCCGTGGGTGGAGGGCTCGAAGGAGAAGTTCGAGGCGACCTACCCGGCGGACTTCATCTCCGAGGCGATCGACCAGACCCGTGGCTGGTTCTACACGCTGATGGCGATCGGCACGCTGGTGTTCGACGAGTCGTCGTACCGCAACGTGGTCTGCCTGGGGCACATCCTGGCCGAGGACGGCCGGAAGATGTCCAAGCATCTCGGCAACATCCTGGAGCCGATCCCGCTGATGGACGACCACAGCGCGGACGCGGTGCGCTGGTTCATGGCCGCGTCGGGGTCGCCGTGGAAGGCCCGCGGCATCGGGCCGAACGTGCTGAACGAGATCGTCCGGAAGGTGCTGCTCACCTACTGGAACACGGTCGCGTTCCACGCGCTGTACGCCCGGCTGGCGGACTGGTCACCGGCTGATGCCCCGGCGGTCGAGGACCGTTCGGTGCTGGACCGCTGGCTGGTCAGCGAGACGCACCGGCTGGTCCGCGACACCGACGAGGCGTACGCCGCGTTCGACACGCAGCGGCTCGGCCTGCTGATCAACTCGTTCGTCGACGTGCTCTCGAACTGGTACGTCCGCCGCTCCCGCCGCCGGTTCTGGTCCGGTGACGCGAGCGCGCTGGCCACCCTGCACGAGACGCTCGAGGTGCTCACCCGGGTGATGGCGCCGCTGACGCCGTTCGTCACCGAACGCGTCTGGCAGGACGTGTTCCGCCCGGTCACGCCCGGCCTGGCGGAGTCGGTCCATCTGACCAGCTTCCCGACGTACGACGAGACGCTGATCGACGACGTACTGGCGCAACACGTGTCGATGGCCCGCCGGGTCGTCGAGCTCGGCCGGTCGGCGCGCGCCGAGGCGAAGGTGAAGACCCGGCAGCCGCTGGCGCGGGCGCTGGTCGGCTCGGCAGCGATCGCGGACCTGTCGCCGGAGCTGCTGCGGGAGATCGCGGACGAGCTGAACGTCGGCTCGGTCGCGCCGCTGTCCTCGGCGGGTGCGGACCTGGTCGAGTTCTCGGCCAAGGGCAACTTCCGGGAGCTCGGCAAGCGGTTCGCCAAGCAGACCCCGGTGGTCGCGGCCGCGATCGCGGCGGCGGATGCCGGCGCTCTGGCCGCTGCCCTGAAGGAGTCCGGTACGGCGACCGTGGTGGTCGACGGCGAGGACGTCCAGGTCAGCGAGTCCGAAGTACTGGTGTCCGAGCGGCCGAAGGAAGGCTGGTCGGTGGTCAACGAGCAGGGCGAGACCGTTGCCCTCGACCTCGAGGTGACGCCGGAGCTGAAGCAGGCCGGTCTGGCCCGCGAAGTGGTCCGCACGTTGCAGGAGGCCCGGAAGAACGCCGGCCTCGAGGTGTCGGACCGGATCAAGGTCTGGCTGACCTCGACCGACACCGAGTTGTCCGATGCGCTCGGCAAGCACGCCGACGAGATCGCCCGCGAGGTCCTGGCCGTCGAGCTGAACCAGTCCGCGCCGTCGGAGTCCGATGTTGCCACCGGCACCGAAGAGGACCTGCAGCTGACCTACTGGCTGACCAAGGCCTGA
- a CDS encoding DivIVA domain-containing protein codes for MPLTPDDVRSKQFTPVRLREGYDVTEVDSFLDEVEAELERLLAENEELRAKLAAAQRAGADQQRPVDQTAALPPVVQQPKPPVVVEKPEEPKPPVAVPGAAAAAGTVGDASSSAVRLLEMATKHSDDLVQEAKDTADKIIGEARAKAERLENEARGKADRMTGEARARAEKLDGEIAERRAQMLGTLEKQKGQLERTIDDLHAYEREYRSRLKTYFTEQLKALGNGDDTLSPRNGFRPEARAQAHGGHGV; via the coding sequence ATGCCGCTGACGCCGGATGACGTCCGCTCGAAGCAGTTCACGCCCGTCCGACTACGGGAGGGCTACGACGTCACAGAGGTCGACTCCTTCCTCGACGAGGTGGAAGCCGAGCTCGAGCGACTTCTCGCCGAGAACGAGGAGCTGCGGGCCAAGCTCGCGGCGGCCCAGCGCGCGGGCGCGGACCAGCAGCGGCCGGTCGACCAGACCGCCGCGCTGCCGCCGGTCGTGCAGCAGCCGAAGCCCCCGGTCGTGGTCGAGAAGCCCGAGGAGCCGAAGCCGCCGGTCGCGGTTCCGGGTGCGGCCGCAGCGGCCGGCACGGTCGGTGACGCCTCCAGCTCCGCTGTGCGGCTGCTGGAGATGGCCACCAAGCACTCCGACGACCTGGTCCAGGAGGCGAAGGACACCGCCGACAAGATCATCGGCGAGGCCCGGGCCAAGGCGGAGCGGCTGGAGAACGAGGCGCGCGGCAAGGCCGACCGGATGACCGGTGAGGCCCGGGCCCGGGCCGAGAAGCTCGACGGGGAGATCGCCGAGCGGCGCGCGCAGATGCTCGGCACCCTGGAGAAGCAGAAGGGCCAGCTCGAGCGCACCATCGACGACCTGCACGCCTACGAGCGCGAGTACCGCAGCCGCCTGAAGACGTACTTCACCGAGCAGCTGAAGGCGCTCGGCAACGGCGACGACACGCTCAGCCCGCGGAACGGTTTCCGTCCCGAGGCCCGCGCCCAGGCGCACGGCGGCCACGGGGTCTGA
- a CDS encoding YggT family protein, whose amino-acid sequence MDALALVLIVLYWVLLAFFLVLVARFVLGLIVMFAPQWHPKGPLLLLFELIYSITDPFLKPLRRILPPIGAGGVRIDLSTLMLFVIVSVAMAINSTALRSL is encoded by the coding sequence ATGGATGCTCTAGCGCTCGTCCTCATCGTTCTTTACTGGGTGCTGCTCGCCTTCTTCCTGGTGCTGGTGGCCCGGTTCGTGCTCGGTCTGATCGTGATGTTCGCGCCGCAGTGGCACCCGAAGGGTCCGCTGCTGCTGTTGTTCGAGCTGATCTACTCGATCACCGACCCGTTCCTGAAGCCGTTGCGGCGGATCCTGCCCCCGATCGGGGCCGGTGGAGTGCGGATCGACCTGTCCACATTGATGCTGTTCGTCATCGTCTCGGTGGCCATGGCGATCAACTCGACGGCCCTCCGATCGTTGTGA
- a CDS encoding cell division protein SepF — translation MSGALRKMGVYLGLVEDGERYNARYDDTYDDEYDEYDEDVDGDAQETEPVPAGRENREAREHREERQDRSERSDRADLGGATVSKFPDRRGVAPSPEVTELARITTVHPRSYNEARVIGEHFRDGTPVIMNLTEMDHADAKRLVDFAAGLIFCCRGSIERITTKVFLVCPPNVTVAAEEKEKIAADGFYNQS, via the coding sequence ATGAGCGGCGCACTGCGCAAGATGGGTGTGTACCTCGGCTTGGTCGAGGACGGGGAGCGCTACAACGCCCGCTACGACGACACCTACGACGATGAATACGACGAGTACGACGAAGACGTCGACGGGGACGCCCAGGAGACCGAGCCGGTACCCGCCGGCCGGGAGAACCGTGAAGCTCGCGAGCACCGCGAGGAGCGCCAGGACCGTTCCGAGCGTTCGGACCGTGCGGACCTGGGCGGCGCCACGGTCAGCAAGTTCCCAGACCGGCGCGGGGTCGCGCCGTCCCCGGAGGTTACCGAGTTGGCCCGCATCACCACCGTGCACCCGCGCAGCTACAACGAGGCGCGCGTCATCGGTGAGCACTTCCGCGACGGCACGCCCGTCATCATGAACCTGACCGAGATGGACCACGCCGACGCGAAGCGGCTCGTCGACTTCGCCGCCGGCCTGATCTTCTGCTGCCGCGGCTCGATCGAGCGGATCACCACCAAGGTGTTCCTGGTCTGCCCGCCGAACGTCACGGTGGCCGCCGAGGAGAAGGAGAAGATCGCCGCGGACGGGTTCTACAACCAGAGCTGA
- a CDS encoding YggS family pyridoxal phosphate-dependent enzyme encodes MTDRAEELRGNLEQVQERIEKACQAAGRARDEVTLVAITKTFPVSDVRALADLGITDVGENREQELKVKAPDCPDLTWHFVGQLQSKKSRSVAKYASVVHSVDRPSLVDALSKAAVAEEKSLRCLIQVSLAAYGSADAATGASRGGVEPSDVLALAAAIAGADGLEIGGVMAVAPLGSDAGDAFAGLREVASRLRSEHPGADWISAGMTGDLEAAIQHGATHVRLGRALLGTRTPLG; translated from the coding sequence ATGACCGATCGCGCCGAGGAGCTCCGGGGCAATCTGGAACAGGTGCAGGAGCGGATCGAGAAGGCCTGCCAGGCGGCCGGCAGGGCCCGGGACGAGGTGACCCTCGTCGCGATCACCAAAACCTTCCCAGTCAGCGATGTACGGGCGCTGGCGGACCTCGGGATCACCGATGTCGGCGAGAACCGTGAGCAGGAGCTCAAGGTGAAGGCGCCGGACTGTCCCGACCTCACCTGGCACTTCGTCGGGCAACTGCAGTCGAAGAAGTCACGCTCGGTCGCGAAGTACGCGTCGGTCGTGCACTCCGTCGACCGGCCGTCACTCGTCGACGCGTTGTCGAAGGCGGCCGTCGCGGAGGAGAAGTCGTTGCGCTGCCTCATCCAGGTGAGCCTGGCGGCGTACGGCTCCGCGGACGCGGCGACCGGCGCGAGCCGCGGCGGTGTCGAGCCTTCCGACGTACTCGCCCTGGCCGCGGCGATCGCCGGCGCGGACGGCCTCGAGATCGGTGGCGTGATGGCGGTCGCACCACTCGGGTCGGACGCGGGCGACGCGTTCGCGGGGCTGCGCGAGGTAGCGTCGCGGCTACGCTCCGAACACCCGGGCGCGGACTGGATCTCGGCCGGGATGACCGGTGATCTGGAGGCCGCGATCCAGCACGGTGCGACACACGTTCGGCTCGGGCGCGCATTACTCGGTACGCGCACTCCACTGGGTTAG